One Pygocentrus nattereri isolate fPygNat1 chromosome 23, fPygNat1.pri, whole genome shotgun sequence genomic window carries:
- the zmat5 gene encoding zinc finger matrin-type protein 5, with the protein MGKRYYCDYCDRSFQDTLHNRKKHLNGVQHQRSKKAWLDVFRDAAAILQEERSKQPCRKFQQTGQCVFGPSCRYSHFSEKDMMALEQQIEDERWQKADPEHDKASPRPSLDEWLSRRENNRVALMVGSDLKAEEEKGAEISDVPPFLLSVPDLPPSLLPPQHRGWRGTIHNEWG; encoded by the exons ATGGGAAAGCGGTATTATTGCGATTACTGTGATCGTAGCTTTCAGGATACACTGCATAACAGGAAGAAACATCTGAACGGCGTTCAGCACCAAAGATCCAAAAAAGCCTGGCTAGATGTCTTCAGAG ATGCTGCTGCAATTTTACAAGAGGAACGGTCAAAGCAACCATGCAGGAAGTTTCAGCAGACAG gccagTGTGTTTTTGGCCCTAGTTGCCGTTACTCTCATTTCTCTGAAAAGGATATGATGGCTTTGGAGCAACAGATTGAAG ATGAAAGGTGGCAGAAGGCGGACCCTGAGCATGACAAAGCCTCTCCTCGACCTTCACTAGATGAATGGCTTTCCAGAAGAGAGAACAACAGGGTTGCTCTGATGGTGGGAAG TGATTTAAAAGCAGAGGAGGAAAAAGGAGCTGAAATTAGTGATGTACCACCATTTTTGCTGTCTGTTCCTGATCTCCCTCCATCACTTCTTCCTCCCCAGCACAGAGGatggagagggaccatccacaATGAGTGGGGTTGA
- the cabp7b gene encoding calcium-binding protein 7, translating to MPVRAVTSRFMYRGLCSIPDILSYRTPVTLPEDEVEEIREAFRVFDRDGNGFISKQELGIAMRSLGYMPNEVELEVIIKRLDMDGDGQVDFEEFVTLLGPKLTASSMPDKFHGADFDSIFWKCDMQKLTVDELKRLLYDTFCDHLTMKDIENIIMTEESHMNSPECQVDIDTSPMQQVKHTCVRKSLICAFAIAFIISVMLIAANQMLRRGMK from the exons ATGCCAGTGCGTGCCGTGACCTCCAGGTTCATGTACAGGGGACTTTGCTCTATTCCAGATATCCTCTCATACAGGACTCCTGTCACCCTCCCCGAGGACGAAGTGGAGG AGATCCGAGAGGCCTTTAGAGTGTTTGATCGTGATGGGAATGGCTTCATCTCAAAGCAGGAGCTGGGCATAGCCATGCGGTCTTTGGGATACATGCCCAATGAGGTGGAGCTGGAGGTCATCATCAAGAGACTGGACATGGATG GTGATGGTCAGGTGGACTTTGAAGAATTTGTAACACTGCTTGGCCCTAAACTCACTGCCTCCAGCATGCCTGACAAATTTCATGGAGCTGACTTTGACTCCATATTCTGGAAG TGTGATATGCAGAAGCTGACAGTGGATGAACTAAAGAGATTGCTATATGACACTTTCTGCGACCATTTGACGATGAAGGACATTGAGAACATCATCATGACTGAGGAGAGCCATATGAACAGCCCAGAGTGCCAAGTTGATATTGACA CAAGCCCCATGCAACAAGTCAAGCACACATGTGTGCGAAAGAGCTTGATTTGTGCCTTTGCCATTGCGTTCATCATCAGTGTCATGCTTATCGCAGCAAATCAGATGCTTCGAAGAGGGATGAAGTGA